The genomic DNA ATAAGGGTATTAATAACTCAAATATTGAATGATTAAGTTTGGGGTCAACTAGAAGTCACCAAGACTATTTTAATGGGAGCAGTATAAAATTACATTTGGTATTTTTCTCAGTTCTCTGGCATTCTTCAAGCTTGCAAAGATTCAGTACACTTTAATAATAGCTTGCTGAACAGCAATAAAATGAGCTGATGTCCTTAGAAGTCAGTCTCTCACAAAAAAGACGTTATATCCAAGCTCTATCAAAGCCCCAGCCAGTAAGGCCCATAAAGGAATGAAGACATAGGACAGATTCATGGTAGTAAACTGTTCCAGTTTAGCACAGAGTGCAAGACAGAAGGCTAATTTAAGTAACATTGCAATGAGGtaccaggctttttttttaatattgtgtgaTCCATGTCGAGGGTCAAAGCCAGACTTACATCGCCCAGCCATTTTCACAATCAGCATGACAAGAAGGATAGTATCAAATATCCAGACTGGAATAAATATGAGGAACCAGTTCCAAGGTGCCTTCTCATCCAGTTTCAACACCAACATGATCAAGAAGAGTAATGTGAAAAGCCAGGTGAGTAGTACTCTCTGAGCCAAGGACATTCTCatttaaacaatttaaagaaGCTGTTGCAGGGtcgaaaaaaggaaaatataccctaagagaagggaaaaaaaaaaaaagtcaagatctTAAATTTtggtaccagaaaaaaaaaaaattatttctattcctGGTTTACAAAGCTGGCTCTTTTTCTCTCATAGATTTCCTAATTTTGAAAACACTTTATCATCTCCCTTTCATAATCCATCAAATTTGTAGCCATCTTTGACAACATCACATCCATCATTCCATACAGCTGTgacaaaatacaatttttagtATATCCACTGGGTATAAGTTCTATTcaagatgttttaaaaacagcctgcttttcttgtttttcacACAAATGCaggcactcaggatctttttcCTGTACCTCAGGGATGTTCTTAATTAACCTTTCAAAGAAAGGTTATATATTTGCACACCTATTAATTTTCATTATCAAGGAATACTAAGAAAAAGCATTCAAAATCAAAGAAAGGGTGGTATAAAGCCAGGAGAGGAGTTTTAGTAAGGAgggaacagttaaaaaaaattacaacattaAGTAGAACTATGATTGTACAGAGTTCACTGGGCTAAGTAACATAGAACACATTGGTAACACTGGATTTTCGCATAGCTTAATCCATGGGTCttacattttttaatcaaattttctcAAAGTTGTTATGAATACCTATTTTCTTAGTC from Bos mutus isolate GX-2022 chromosome 4, NWIPB_WYAK_1.1, whole genome shotgun sequence includes the following:
- the TMEM60 gene encoding transmembrane protein 60, with amino-acid sequence MRMSLAQRVLLTWLFTLLFLIMLVLKLDEKAPWNWFLIFIPVWIFDTILLVMLIVKMAGRCKSGFDPRHGSHNIKKKAWYLIAMLLKLAFCLALCAKLEQFTTMNLSYVFIPLWALLAGALIELGYNVFFVRD